A region of Candidatus Binatia bacterium DNA encodes the following proteins:
- the hemA gene encoding glutamyl-tRNA reductase, whose translation MSEGVARVRPLRLGAGARVELWVIGLNHRSAPVELRERLAFSDEDIVPALGRVLESTPVDEAVLLSTCNRVELVVAAPPDVDVVEPVTQFLARERGVPAATIAAHAYAHRGKGAVQHLFRVASSLDSMMVGEPQILGQLKEQFRRAAECSAASRVLRRCFERSFSVAKRVRSETGVAGKAVSLSSAAVELARRIFDDLGDKTAMLIGAGKMSELAARHFVANGIASVIVTNRSFDRAVELARTFGGTPVPFERYSQYLPLADVVLGSVATAGYILGPSQLHDVLRARRRKPMFFIDLGVPRNFDPAINDLENVYLYNIDDLAHVADDHRAEREREAVRGEEIVREEAERFWRWMSSRDVTPTIVALRGKLDGIRRAELDRAIAALRKLEPEERRALEAMTQAIVNKILHQPLSVLKQLAMQDEAEAAQVAELVHRLFALEAGDTGRERDADGDDEDS comes from the coding sequence ATGAGCGAGGGAGTCGCACGCGTGCGCCCGCTGCGCCTCGGCGCGGGGGCGCGGGTCGAGCTCTGGGTGATCGGACTCAACCATCGCAGTGCGCCCGTCGAGCTGCGCGAGCGTCTCGCCTTCTCCGACGAGGACATCGTGCCCGCCCTGGGGCGCGTGCTCGAGTCGACGCCGGTCGACGAAGCGGTGCTGCTCTCGACCTGCAACCGCGTCGAGCTCGTGGTCGCGGCGCCGCCCGACGTCGACGTCGTCGAGCCGGTGACGCAGTTCCTCGCGCGCGAGCGCGGCGTTCCGGCCGCGACCATCGCCGCGCACGCCTACGCGCATCGCGGCAAGGGCGCGGTGCAGCACCTCTTCCGCGTCGCCTCGAGCCTCGACTCGATGATGGTCGGCGAGCCGCAGATCTTGGGCCAGCTCAAGGAGCAGTTCCGGCGCGCGGCCGAGTGCTCCGCGGCGTCGCGCGTGCTGCGTCGCTGCTTCGAGCGCTCGTTCTCGGTCGCGAAGCGCGTGCGCAGCGAGACCGGCGTCGCGGGCAAGGCGGTGTCGCTGAGCTCGGCCGCGGTCGAGCTCGCGCGACGCATCTTCGACGACCTCGGCGACAAGACGGCGATGCTGATCGGCGCCGGCAAGATGAGCGAGCTCGCCGCGCGGCACTTCGTCGCCAACGGCATCGCGAGCGTCATCGTCACCAACCGCTCGTTCGACCGCGCCGTCGAGCTGGCGCGCACCTTCGGCGGGACGCCGGTTCCCTTCGAGCGCTACTCGCAGTACCTGCCGCTCGCCGACGTCGTGCTGGGCTCGGTCGCGACCGCGGGCTACATCCTCGGACCGAGTCAGCTGCACGACGTGCTGCGCGCGCGGCGCCGCAAGCCGATGTTCTTCATCGACCTCGGCGTGCCGCGGAACTTCGATCCCGCGATCAACGACCTCGAGAACGTGTACCTCTACAACATCGACGACCTCGCCCACGTCGCGGACGACCATCGCGCGGAGCGCGAGCGCGAAGCGGTGCGCGGCGAGGAGATCGTCCGCGAGGAGGCGGAGCGCTTCTGGCGCTGGATGTCGAGCCGCGACGTGACGCCGACCATCGTCGCGCTGCGCGGCAAGCTCGACGGCATCCGACGCGCGGAGCTCGACCGCGCGATCGCGGCGCTGCGCAAGCTCGAGCCCGAAGAGCGGCGCGCGCTCGAGGCGATGACGCAGGCGATCGTCAACAAGATTCTCCACCAGCCCTTGTCCGTGTTGAAGCAGCTCGCCATGCAGGACGAGGCCGAGGCGGCGCAGGTCGCGGAGCTCGTGCACCGGCTGTTCGCGCTCGAGGCGGGTGACACGGGGCGCGAACGCGATGCCGACGGCGACGACGAAGACTCCTGA
- the hemC gene encoding hydroxymethylbilane synthase — MPTATTKTPERLRIGTRGSKLALAQSGQTARLLEQSGIATELVVVKTSGDRLADVSLAKVGGKGLFIKELEEALAEGRVDLAIHSMKDVPAEVPPGFVIAAVSRRADVRDVLVRRAGGSAGSPEASAATTDAPYEAPPTRAATTTPPAGDALAALPAIAALPPGARVGTGSLRRRAQLAALRPDLNVVPLRGNVDTRLRKLEGGELDAVVLAAAGLARLGLDVAAEHLAEDAFLPAPGQGALAIETRADDARVRELVHVLHDPASAAACDAERAFLRELGASCQVPVAAFARVADDGALTLTGLVASLDGTTVLRDVARGRAEQASDVGRALADALVARGARAIIAAAEEAAGRL; from the coding sequence ATGCCGACGGCGACGACGAAGACTCCTGAGCGGCTGCGGATCGGCACGCGCGGCTCGAAGCTCGCGCTCGCGCAGAGCGGACAGACGGCGCGGCTGCTCGAGCAGTCGGGGATCGCGACCGAGCTCGTCGTCGTCAAGACGTCGGGCGATCGTCTCGCCGACGTCTCGCTCGCCAAGGTCGGCGGCAAGGGGCTGTTCATCAAGGAGCTCGAGGAGGCGCTCGCCGAGGGCCGCGTCGACCTCGCGATCCACTCGATGAAGGACGTGCCGGCGGAGGTGCCGCCGGGCTTCGTGATCGCCGCGGTGTCGCGGCGGGCGGACGTGCGCGACGTGCTGGTGCGCCGCGCGGGCGGCAGTGCAGGATCGCCCGAAGCATCGGCGGCCACGACGGACGCGCCGTACGAAGCGCCGCCGACGCGAGCGGCGACGACGACACCGCCCGCGGGCGACGCGCTCGCAGCGCTCCCCGCGATCGCCGCGCTGCCGCCCGGCGCGCGCGTCGGCACCGGCAGCCTGCGCCGCCGCGCGCAGCTCGCGGCGCTGCGTCCCGATCTGAACGTCGTGCCGCTGCGCGGCAACGTCGACACCCGCCTGCGCAAGCTCGAGGGCGGCGAGCTCGACGCGGTCGTGCTCGCCGCGGCGGGCCTCGCGCGCCTCGGGCTCGACGTCGCGGCCGAGCACCTCGCCGAGGACGCCTTTCTCCCCGCGCCAGGGCAGGGCGCGCTCGCCATCGAGACCCGCGCCGACGACGCGCGCGTCCGCGAGCTGGTGCACGTGCTGCACGATCCCGCGAGCGCCGCGGCGTGCGACGCGGAGCGCGCGTTCTTGCGCGAGCTCGGCGCGAGCTGCCAGGTGCCGGTCGCCGCGTTCGCGCGCGTCGCGGACGACGGCGCGCTGACGCTCACGGGTCTCGTCGCGAGCCTCGACGGCACGACCGTGCTGCGCGACGTCGCGCGCGGCCGCGCGGAGCAGGCGTCCGACGTCGGACGCGCGCTCGCCGACGCGCTCGTCGCGCGCGGCGCGCGCGCGATCATCGCCGCCGCGGAGGAGGCTGCCGGTCGGCTCTAG